In Trichomycterus rosablanca isolate fTriRos1 chromosome 25, fTriRos1.hap1, whole genome shotgun sequence, the sequence GctctacaaataaatttgacttgacttgactggtACTAGGAAGAAAGAACAGTATTTGTAAAAGGCAACATTTATGTTGTCCACACAAGTTATTCAAATGGTGTCTCTGACATTAGCTACAGAGGGAACAGAGCAGCTACTTAGTTACTGTGTATTAAGATCTAAATTTACAGGACTTAAAACGCATCTGATTTGATGAggcagattaaaaaaaaccttaccACTAATATTCAGCAATATTCAATACATTCATCAGTAAAAgctaatataatgtatttattttaataaatactttAATGGTAGTTCAATGCGTTTGcgtaaaatatacaaaatatatgaAATACTGCCACCTAGCGGTAGAAAAGTGaagtgtgtatttaaaaaaactaattaaactaGTGTAGAGATAGGTAGTTTGATAGTAAAGCCATTTTCAACAAATTTAAgactaataattaatttaattcaaataataattattattattattttattttaaaagctactgCTGTTACTTTACCGGATTGACTAATTTATTTctcttttgtaaaaaaaaactaaagttgaaACACTGCCACCTGGTGGTAAAAACACCAGTTTTTACTTCTTTAGTAATTCGTCCTACAGTATGTTGACCTGTAAAAGGGTTTTTTAATGTGTAGGTAGTGGGTGATTACAGaagtaattatatttttataatcttatattatatttaaattctAATTGAGCATGAGGATCTACATAACTTGTAGTTCAATGCTGTAGTGATGTACGGCATCCCAACTGAGTCGCTCGCAGTGGGTACgaatcactgggcaaaaggtaggaaacaccctggacagcgCATTCACACCTAGAGCAAGTTTTGATCTCCAATCAACCTGCTGGCATGTCTTTGACCTGTAGGAGgtaactggagctcctggaggcaacccacacagacacagggagaacagcAAACCAcccaaaaaggacccagactactctacctgggattcaaacccaggaccttcttgctgcgaggtaacagtgctacccatcgttttcttttttttattttaagcagTGAGAACAGACCGACACACTGGGTTGCCAGGTTTAGTCCCGCACCTGTAAGAAGTGAATATGAACCCACTACACAGGATGCTtcaaccaaggtagaacaatacagTGAATTAAAGGGAACAAACTAAAAAGGGAAAAGGCAGTTTTCGATATTTTGatcttttattcattaaaaaaagtgtttaaaaataaGTTGTGTCACATTAATAAAATCCCATTTAAAGAGTGTCACTGTTTGCGGGACAAAAATTGTAGgataaatacttaaatacttaGAGACTTTTTACACAAGTTTTTCACAATGTAGTCACTGATCCACTTTGTCCTTTTTACCATCCTTTTCACCCTTTTTATCAACTTCTGGATCCTCCTTTATACTGTGAAATGCTTCTGTAACATCACCAGCAACAGTCTGATTTTGATCTTCCTCTTGAGAAGCACTTGTATTCCCGTCTAAGCTCTCAGCGACTACTTCACAACGTGAAGACCTCTTAAAGGTCCTGCGGTTCCTGCTGCGGCGCGACTGGTTGCAGTGGAGAGTGCGTCTCCGATGCCATTGGCTGAGGGACTTGTGGGCCTCGGCGCTAAGCTGGCGTACAGCCAGACGGGGACGGAAGCTGCCAATGTAGAACAAGGCGGCGTAGAGGGAGGTCAGATAATATCCACCTGGAATCAGGAAAGCAAAAATAAACTCAAACATATAGATATAATAATGTGTtatgattatattatattattatattattttataaatcgctttatcctggtcaggatcgcagAGTGTCCAGTTTCACAGGGAAACACAGAGTGCAAGgctggaataccctggacagtgaGTCAATACATCACAGTGCTTTGGTCATTCACTCTTAAGCAATAGCCGATCACATCTGTgtagagattcgaacccggacaTCAAAGGTAGAGCATTTGACCTCAGAtaatcaggtggcacagtggcctaTTATATTATGgaagcccaccaccactgtgaCTTGAGGCTTGAATATCAGCCATGGTATCGACCAGCCGGGCATCCGCACAGACACCTGTGGTAATGGGATTGAACTAAACACCCAAATTCAATGATAAACGTGTGTTCCAATATACACATTATTATGAACACTCCCTACTCTGGGCCCATGGGTATGAATTTGGGTATGAATAGATCATGCCGTGTAGATCACgtacacccatacatgctggttgtcttccctggggtggatgggaacttccagcaagacaatgcaacacgtcacacggctagaaatgtccaacattgATTGGAAGAGCATGCCCAAGACTTCCatgtactaccctggccccgtaatttcccagacttaaacccagttgagcatctgtgggaccacctcgatcgtcatgttcgctctatggatcctccccatgccccctccagcagctgcgggatgcactgcagtcagcatggctccagatacctgtgacgacctaccattaccttattgagtcactcccagcccgtctacaggtagctgctgtccgtgctgcacacggcggttactctggatattagatagtgatcataataatgtgacataATAATgagtataaatacattttactcaAAGCTGGCATGGTCTACTTCATATCTTACTCATATCCGCCTGGTACCCTGCTGGTTTGCTATGTAGCTGGCAGAGTACAGTTCCAGCAAGGTTTTAGCTCTTCTGGCTCATACCCACATGCAAAACCACCTTCGCTACTGTTTGTGTTACAGCTCTTAAGAACAAAGAAGACTGGACAAAACAGAAGTATCATACTTGTTCCTACCTTCTCCTTGTAGTTGAGAGGGGTCCAGCAGCTCCATCATGTAGTCTGTGTCTATTTGCAAAGTAACTACATCACTGCGCAACAACACCCAGGTTAGACAGGGCAAGAAGTCATCTGCCCCAAATACCACACCTGTCATTAAAAAAATGGATTTAGCAAGAACATTTGTGGTAGGCACTTTTGTCCTATGTGTCTCTAAAGTTTATTAGATACTAGATCAAACACCTTTTTGTTTTATCCAGATACTTGGATCAGTTATTAATATGACATAGCCTGGTACTTGGCAGAACAAGGATGAAGAACCTGGAGATCTGTCCAAACAAAGATCAGAATTGTCCAAACGTTGGTCTACTCTGTTTTATGGATGTAAGCTGGACTATAGAAGCAGGACAGAAAGAATATTGATGCCTTTGTACTTGGTCCTGGTGAAGACTTGTACCTTGAGATTACCTTGGACGCCAAATCTAACCTACCCTCTCACTTTAGGTCCAGATAACCAGTTTGAAGCTCTCCTATTCTGGGCACGTTTTGAGAAGAACCAATTcattgaaggtaaaagaggaagaggacgacCAGCCTGAAGATggatgaatacaatttgagaaGCCGGAAGACCCAACAGAAGACAGAATGTTGTAGAGCAACTCTTTCCATATGTTCACCAGGAGTCCAAGAGTCGACTTGATGGCACTGGATCTCCAGTAAGCACATACACGACTGTTACGGTACAGACAGCAGAAAAAGGAAGTCAGGAAAGATGACATAGCCCGGTACTTGGCAGAACATGAATGAAGAACCTGGAGATCTTCAGCTGTAATGAGTTTCTGTCCAAACAAAGATCAGAATTGTCCAAACTCTggtcttttctgtgttttattgATGTAAGCAGGACAGGAAGACTATTGATGCCTTTGAACCCCGGTCCTGGTGAAGACCTAGGTTAACCTAACCTCTCACTTTAGGTCCAGACAACCAATTTGGAGCTCTCCTATTTTGGCCATCCAATTCATTGAGAAGAACCAATTCATTggagagttgaaggtaaaagatggatgaatacaatttgaggaCGAATGAACTAACCATATGGTCACCAGGAGTCCAAGAGTTGACTTGATGGCACTGGATCTCCAGTAAGCACTTGTAAGTAAGGTAGAAGCAAGTTATAAACCATTGGGAAGCCCGAAGACCCAACAGAAGACAGAATGTTCTAGAGCAGCACTATCCATATGGTCACCAAGAGTCCTAGAGTCGACTTGATTGCACTGGATCTCCAGTTAGTTACATGAGGAGTTAGACATTTGCTGGCCAGGAACTGCCCAACCCAACTATATAAAagggttctaggtcatagagATTGGTGGTTATCAGGGATGTtaggttgctgtcgttctgcctctctcgtgcgatcactcaggtttgttgactGCAAGAGGGGTGggtgctgatgtcctgtgaaagctcCTTGATCCAGGATGACTGTGCCATAAAGTTATAAACCATAAAGGTCCATAAAGTTTGGAGAAACTTTGGTGGCCTTCACAGAATGGGGGCTCTTATAGCTGGAATTATGGAGCACACTTTATAATATTggacatggttttggaatggaatagCCAATTAACTCATGGTCAAGTATGTCCATAATATTTATGGtaattatgaaataaaaatgccagTTGTGGGTACAACTCTTTGCTAATATGAATCTGTAATCCACTCACCACTTTTGGCATTGGCTGTCATGCTGTGGTAAATATTCTTGCAGACCTTGAGCAGCGTGTCCACCTTCTTTTGGGGCAAGTATTCCTGATGCATGGTAGCCCATCGGTGCTGGATCTTCTCCAGCATGGCAGCATCTGGCACACCAGCTCCAGCTGTGCCCTCCAGGTCTTCGAGGCTTCGACCCATCAGCGTGTGCTGGTTCCCCTGAAGCCGCTGCAGACTGCCGTCATCCTGGTGCAACATCTTTATGCATGCGTACAGATGCGAATGCAGGGGCTTTAGCGTCACTTTATGCATGGAGAGCTCGACCATGGCATCTggtgcagacacaggaagagtAGACAATGAGGAAATGTAATGGAGATTCTCATTATCATTAGAATCATGGGATACTTGGGGTGCTAGCATCAAAAAAGATCTACACCATGTTGTATTCTTACCGAGCTCGAAGTCTGGTACATCTCCTATGGAGTCTATGAGGCTTTGGATCTCGATGGTGTCGTACAACGTCTCCTTTAAGGCCGTCAGCGAGGAACGGACTTCCTGCAGCATGTCTGTACTCGTTACACCGTTCATAGGTTTAATTTTAAGCGTCTGGTCCAGAAATCTCCTCAGAGCTTCGGCAAAAGGGCTGCCCTTCCGTTCACTCATCTCCTGCACACGCTTGCTCATTCTTCTCTCCGGACAAATGATGCCACCCAGAACCTGGCTCACGGCCGACAGTCTGTTCTTAACCTTATCCGCCAGCAGATGGCGCGGTGAGTTCTGCGACTGAGAGGGGCTCACGGCCGGCTCGGGTTCATGTTCCTCTTCTATGCTGCTAATGGACAGGGAATCCAGTTCCAGGCACGGAGGATGGAGCAGGGAGGACGGAGGAGGTGGGTTCATCCATACTTTGTCCTCGACCCAGGAAACTCGGTGTGGGGACTGAGGGATGGAGCTGCCTATGGAATCCGCACTCACCCTCTTCTGAGGATCCGGGTTACTTGAAGTGCTCGATCGTCGTAACACCACTTGGCTTGTTGTCACAGGGGACGCAGGGCTCTGAACAGAGGAACCTGAACCAGAGGACCAAAGAAGATAACAAACATTAGTAGGGATCAAAAACTAAGAGAGAAGATCCAACTGTCCAGACAGGTCTTCTCTGTGTTTCTTTATGGGTGTAAGGTCCACAAGGTGTTCATGATGTATGTTCATGAGGTGCTGGTGAAGACTTGTGAGAGTACCTTGGATGCCAAAGAAGACAAATGGATCCTTGACCAAATCTAACCTAGCCTCTCACTTTAAGCCTAGACAACCAATTTGAAGCTCCATGATTATGGATACAGTGTGAGAAGCTGGAGAAGATCCAACTCTTCAGACTCTGGTCTTCTCTGTGTTACTTTATGGATGTAAGATCCACTAGATGTTCATGATGTCATTGCTGCAACTTGTTTGTAGTAAGAAAGTGCAGATGCTATTAGTTACTAGATCAAACATCTGTATTTACgtctttttattttatccagAGCCTACTTGGATCGGTTGGGACAGCAAAGGAAGTTAGGAAAGATTACACAGCCTGATACTTGGCAGAACAACAATGAAGAACCTGGAGATCTTCAGATGTAAAGAGTTTCTGTCCAAATAAAAGATCATAATTGTCCAAATTCTGGTCTACTCTGTGTTTTATGGATGTAAGCTAGACTATAAATAAGCCTTATAAATGAGCTTTAGTGCTGGTGAAGACTTGTGAGAGTACCTTGGATGCCGAAGAAGACAAATGAATCCTTGACCAAATCTAACCTAGCCTCTCACTTTAAGCCTAGACAACCAGTTTGAAGCTCTATGATTATGGATACAGTGGGAGAAGCTGGAGGGATCCAACTGTCCACACTCTGGATGTAAGGTCCACAAGGTGTTCATGATGTAATTGCTGCAACTTGTTTGTagtaagagagtgcaggtgctagactggcctgcctttAATGTTTGTAAACTTCAGTTTCCAACTCAATCAAACAGCTTATCTGGCACCAACTCTGGTTACTGGGGGGCAGGTCATTTGGTGTCACGGTTCCCAAACTCTGGAATTCACTACCGCAAAACCTATGTAACATCACCCAAGTCTTTCAAATCTCAACTAAAACTCTACCTATTCACACAGTCCTATCAGGGGTGTTATCAGATGACACACTTACACTAGCAACatgaatgaaatgcaggaaaaagcattttaaacaaGATTAGCACCTAGATCTATGattatatttagatatttacatttatcaaGGTGATCTAAAACCACAAACTAATTTTAACCTGAAAAAACCCCCAATTATTTCTGTTACCTGAGTTGTTGAAACTACTGGACGATTCCTCCACAGACTCGGATCTCCTCCTAAGTGCCGCTCCAGACCATTGTCTTGCCGTGCTCAGCCGCCTCTCTCGCCTGTGATTCACGGGATGAATACGTGGGGAGAGCAGTGAACCGGCTGAAGAGGAATTCAGCCAGTCGTCCCCGTGCTCTTGAAGATACAGAGGGTTGATGATGCACAGAGCACCACTAGCCGATGTCAACTGGCATTGAagaaagaaaattattaaaaaaaagataataataaagcagTCAATGAATTATATAATTGGCGTCAAGCAGTGTTTGGTAAATATTAGATTGTAgctacaggtttttttttatacatgtaAAAACATGTGTGTGCTATGGCTTTCACAGCTACCAAACCACAACCTATTTTCAGATGTGGTTGACAGCACTTTGACCGTCTCTTCCATCATTAGTGTCTAAACTCCCCAATACTCTCTTGACCCAATGGACTACATAGCCACAACCTCCATACTAAAGCCCATGGTTTAAAAATTGAAAGACAAACTTATGATAAGGTATCCACATGGGTTTGGATATGtcctgtataaatgtatatacacagtTAAACTTGATTGATATTTAACAGCATGAGGAAAATAGTCTTACATGTATTCTGCACATTATAGTGTCCTGAGTGTCTGGTGTCCCTGGAGTCATGTCAGGCAACAGTTCAGGTGTGGGACAAAGCCAGGCCTCTGTCTCATACAGATGAGAGAGAATGAAGATTAGAGAACATTAGGTTTGGCTTGAGATTTCAGTTAGgcctagatagatggatagatggatggatggatgatagatggatggatggataaatggatgaatggatggatagatggatggatggataaatggatggatggataaatggatgaatggataaatggatgaatagatggatggataaatggatggatggatggatggatgaatggataaatggatggataaatggataaatagatggatggatgaatggatgaatggataaatggatggatagatggatggatggatggatggatggatggataaatggataaatagatggatggatggatggataaatggatggatagatggatggatggataaatggatggatggatggatgaatggataaatggatggataaatggataaatggatgaatagatggatggatgaatggataaatggatggatagatggatggatgaatggataaatggataaatggatggatggataaatggataaatggatgaatagatggatggatggatggatagatgaatggataaatggatggatggattaatggataaatagatggatggatggataaatggatggatggatgaatagatggatggatggatggatggatagatgaatggataaatggatggattaatggattaatggataaatagatggatggatggatggatggataaatggatggatggatgaatagatggatggatggatgaatggataaatggatggatggattaatggataaatagatggatggatggatggatggatggatggataaatggatggatggattaatggataaatagatggatggatggatggatggatggataaatggatggatgaatagatggatggatggatggatgaatggataaatggatggatggataaatggatgaatagatggatggatggatgaatgaatagatggatggatggatggatgaatggataaatggatggatggataaatggatgaatagatggatggatggatgaatgaatagatggatggatggatggatgaatggataaatggatggatggattaatggataaatagatggatggatggatggatggatggatggataaatggatggatggattaatggataaatagatggatggatggatggatggatggataaatggatggatgaatagatggatggatggatggatgaatggataaatggatggatggataaatggatgaatagatggatggatggatgaatgaatagatggatggatggatggatgaatggataaatggatggatggataaatggataaatggatgaatggatggatggatgtcaaTCTGAGAAACATGAGAAATCAAACTCACTTGGACCCAATTGTGAAACCATATGGTCCGGTTTATCAGTCAGTCCATACATCCATGAAGGGAAGAATAAACACACAGGTAATACATCCCTgagatagaaaaaataaaaagaaataagggGTATCAGAAATCATATAGCACCCTATGACTGATTGTATAAACTATctaaacaaacaattaaaactaGCTTAGCATTACCTGCTTAACGCGTAGAAGGCCACCAGTTGTAGCAGATTGGAGAAGGTCAGGTGAGATGTATTTAGTTGCAGAGCTAAGAAAAGATGAAGAAAGGTTGGTTGCAAGCATACAAGCCAAATAAAGTCAAATAAAGAAACCAGACAGACTAATGGTAATTAAATTCAGGCAGTAAGAAACTGAAGGAAGTACTGGGCTGGGGGTTtggccggatggcagagctgagattcagtaTGATGTATTCGAGGTCCCAGCGCCGGTGTGCTAGCCTATGTTGGGTTTGTGAGAATGGACACgtatttgatttgcccaccacaCAAGTGCAAAAGTAATTggacagttttttttaaacacagggGGTCTCGGAGAAAAAAGGCTGAAAACCGCCAAATTACATGTTACAGCACATTGTGCACTATGACATCACAACTCTGGTGAACTATGCTTATGCCAAGTACAAGCATGTTGAACAGGCTTCTTGAATTAatgcacatttgtattatttattatgatggCGAGCCTGGACCCATCTTGATTTGGAAggactgatcctttggtggatccttgtTTTATTCCCAATCATAATACCCAAACCTGGTACCAATTATTCTGCTTACTGTAAAATCTTATGGTAACTTGAACATTTTAGAAActcttttttgagtgtgttacagCCATCAagtttaaaatttgtttattattattatttgtaattattactATGTAATTcaattggtcagtgaaaacactggtcatcttttttttttacttttgtcaattaaaaaaaaggtttagttaacaaatcacagacacTTGTTTTTATAGCATATTACAAAATGTCCTATTATATTGAACACTTTAAGAGGCTTTCATTAGACCAGTCTGTGGTccagttttattgttttatgtgcAGGTATTAACGTAATCTGTTCTATGTTTATGACTTTCAATTCCCTCTGCAGAATAGTTCTTACTGccatattcgaaatcccagtcATTAATCATAAAACCTAGTATTGAGCAAAGCTTTTTGACCCCAGTTGCGTACATGTCCAACATTGTTTATGACTGGTTTAACGTTATATGATATTCCGGAATTTCCTTTGACTAGTGTATTAAGCCATCCTTTCACAATGCTATGATTTCCTTCTTCTGACCCATTTTGCACAATACTATTGCTGACCCTGATTTACACTTACACAGGACAAAGAATGGCAGCAATACTAAAATTTCCTCCAATATACAGGGGAATTGGGACAAAACCTTTATGCGCAATAACAACAGGAATTGGAATGACTTCTTTGTAATATTTACATGAGAATGGTTACAAGAGTGATGATTTTGTTCATATATTTATAGACAGAGGTGAGAACAGAGTTTATCCCTTGCAGATCTCTATACTACCTCAGATTATAGCTGACCAACTGACCATACTGTTACATTACATTGTACAAAATGTCCCATCTTTTCCGGCAATGTTTTTGTAGATAATCAGTATCTGCCAACCAAGAGGAATTAATTAGTATTTTGAGCATTTTGGAAATTTAAATCTGTTTTACTCACCTGATCCAGTGTGCAGGATGGGAAAGTCTTGTACAGTCTTGCCTTGGTCATCAACGGACAAACAGAGCAGTTCATTTTGAGAACAGGAGTCACGTACGACCAGAAAACTCTGTTTAGGGTGGAAAATTAAAAAAGGCTCAGTAAATAAACAGgattaaatcatttaatgacCCTTTGACTTTTTGtacaatttatttaatggaTATAATTCCCAGTTTTCCAATTATAAAAACCATTTAACATTATTTACAAAGTTAATGTTAATCAGACTCTTTATTCAGTACTTTTGAAGCCTTTTGGAGCTTTGTAAGCATTTACAGTGATTAcagacacgagtcttttcagatacatctctacaagctttgcacatctggatttgggTGGTTTGTCCCATTCTCATGGTAGATCATCTCAAACTTCATCAAATTTGGATGGCAAGTCTCTCAACAGTTGTTTAATGGGGTTTATGTCTGGGATTTGTCTGGCTACTGAAGGCCAGAGACTCaaaaactttacatttacatattaggCATTCAGCAGATGATCTTACCCAGAGTGACTAACAAAAGtacttccatagtgaacattaccttactctagtttaagtggtcaacagtccaagaacacaaatctgctgaaaccctctAGGAACCAAAGTgcataagtaagtacatgtcagcttaagtgcttagtaaagaggtgggggTTTTTGGGgggtcttttgaagacagcgagagactcagatgttcggatagacaagggaagctcgttccaccacttgggtgcaagtacagagaagagccttgatctatgtcttcctcgagttctgggtggaggatcaggtcgagcgagactagtggcacGTAGGTTGCGTGGCACAGAGCG encodes:
- the rinl gene encoding ras and Rab interactor 2, whose amino-acid sequence is MKRLEEEPTNCGKRTSLTDKLINGNSVAQKSPVDLLRCLRLCQEAWKPGSPWDKNGAHAALWGRPPGSFLVVRDSCSQNELLCLSVDDQGKTVQDFPILHTGSALQLNTSHLTFSNLLQLVAFYALSRDVLPVCLFFPSWMYGLTDKPDHMVSQLGPKAWLCPTPELLPDMTPGTPDTQDTIMCRIHLTSASGALCIINPLYLQEHGDDWLNSSSAGSLLSPRIHPVNHRRERRLSTARQWSGAALRRRSESVEESSSSFNNSGSSVQSPASPVTTSQVVLRRSSTSSNPDPQKRVSADSIGSSIPQSPHRVSWVEDKVWMNPPPPSSLLHPPCLELDSLSISSIEEEHEPEPAVSPSQSQNSPRHLLADKVKNRLSAVSQVLGGIICPERRMSKRVQEMSERKGSPFAEALRRFLDQTLKIKPMNGVTSTDMLQEVRSSLTALKETLYDTIEIQSLIDSIGDVPDFELDAMVELSMHKVTLKPLHSHLYACIKMLHQDDGSLQRLQGNQHTLMGRSLEDLEGTAGAGVPDAAMLEKIQHRWATMHQEYLPQKKVDTLLKVCKNIYHSMTANAKSGVVFGADDFLPCLTWVLLRSDVVTLQIDTDYMMELLDPSQLQGEGGYYLTSLYAALFYIGSFRPRLAVRQLSAEAHKSLSQWHRRRTLHCNQSRRSRNRRTFKRSSRCEVVAESLDGNTSASQEEDQNQTVAGDVTEAFHSIKEDPEVDKKGEKDGKKDKVDQ